AATCTCTTCTTGAGTTGTGTGCATCTTGGAACAaagttttgaattgaaaaaaataattatgtctACAGCTTTTTGAAATCATTATGAAACCTGAAAGTCCAGTTTACATCGTCCATTGATTAATGCCTCAGGAATAGATTTTCagaatctcaaacttttacattccTTTTTTGTTTACCACTTGTTGGGACTCACTTTAAATCTTATGAGTTAGCGCAGTGATGGCAGTCATTTTCTTGgaaaatattgaataatttgtttctcctaaattttgcacagtaaccactgatttttattcttgatattgaaAGGAAATTGTATAAATTCTCTTGCGTAAAGTTTGAGTAggtgtaagtctttcaatttcgaggtgcaTGCAAACTTAACGCAAAACAGAACCATTAAACTGTCTTAAAATTGCTTTAATCTAAAATTCCACGATCACCCTTAAATTTGATTTGATagaattgaaactttgtttttgAGGTACACTTATATATAACCCTGGTATTAAGCCTTATACCCTGCTGTGCCTCATTTCAGGCAAAAAGACCGTAGACTTTGCCGACTTTCTGAAAATCATGTCGGACAGGGTCACCATCGACCCCGAGGGCGACATCCGGGCGGCCTTCCGTGCATTCGATGTGAAAGACACCGGATTCATCGATGGTGTTGAACTTCAGCACGTCTTGGAGAGCCTGCATGATGTTGCGATTCCACCCGAAGAAATCGCGGAACTTATCGAAGATATTGATCTTAATAAAGATGGACGCATTAATTACGGAGGTGAATGACGTATGATTAATATCATGACACTCCCTCGGGCTGCATGTCTGTCCTAATTATCGTCTGCTACATGTCTCATCTGATAGTCTGTCCACCCGTTCGTTCCTTTTGCCTTTtagtctgtctgtttgtctgtctgcctgtctatgAATCTTTGTCTGATTATAGGCATCCCTTTGTATCGCTGCATCTTTGTCTCTCTATTCCGCTGTCATAATTCATTATCTAATTTATTTTTCGGTTCTTTCTGTAGTCGTTTGCCAAAGTGTTGCCATGATGTGcacatgtctgtgtgtctgagTAGCCTATCGTTTACGTCTTCCTGCGGTTCCGAGTTTCCTTCTATCTCAAAATTCTCGTGTATCCCAGAGCCTGAGACATCACGATAACCGCATAAATACATGAAGACACATAAACACGATGTTGCAGTCTTTATGACCTCCACGAACTTAACGCACAAGCAGTTGTTGTAACTATTGTTCACACAAATTTTCgtctatttttaattttcagaatTTCTTAATCATATGAAGAGAACGGAAGCTTTTGAAGATGACGGAGTATGAACAAAATCAAGAAGTTAGACTTTGACCTAATAGTGTTTTAATGCCACGACAGTGTTTCGTAAAAGTTAACGGCAGAATGATAGAAGGCCGAGAGAAACTTCATTACTCGGACGACTAAATTAGTATGCAAAATGTACACGGTTAATCAAGCTGGGGATCATGTCTAATTGTGCATACAGTGTAGCATGATGTTCATCAACCAAAATTTAACGGTCTGCGGACGGTCTGCAGAGAGGGAGCTCATAGCCCCACATCTCAACTACATGCCGCATTTGCTTGCCGACAGTTATACTTTCGCCTCGAGCAGTGTCCGCGACTCCACAGGTTGTGCTGTAGATAAATTCACTGCGGCCGCCATCTTGAAGGTTGTGCCATTGATAAATTCTCAgcggccgccatcttggattcgGGCACATCATGCGATGTGCATTAATTGAAGCGGGAATTTCGCTCGTCTTGAGAATTGATACATCTCGTGTTCAGCGATCCGCGTCCCATTTCATAAATATCACTTTAATCATAAGGAATGCTACAATGCATGACAAGACTCTACACAGTTTCGTCTCCTTTAAGAGTGAGTGTGACGTAAGCATTGTCCTCAGGCTGAAATGATCTTGGGGCCGCCAAGATGACCCACGGTACCTGctttggagggactgtgactgacCAAGGCAAGAAAGCCAGCTGACAAGAGAAGCATTTTTATAAGAGATGTAAACAATTTATAGCAAATAAATGCTTTCAGGCTATGTGACATACTTAATAAAATGTCTATGTTAAACAAATGGTGTTTTGCACCTGAACTATAAACGTTGTTTTTCTTATTGGCTTATAATATATATTGTAAACAATTAATTTCTGTAGTAATTATTGACGGATATTATCAGAGTTGTTCAGTGATGTTTTGCGGCATCAAAAGTACGGTTACTAAATTATCTTGTAGGTGGCCTAAACTTTGGAAATCTAAATCATCCTCAAGCTGGAACGTGTTCACTGACTCTGAGTCTTCGCAATTGACACACTCTGTTTTAGCGTTTTACCAGGTCATCCGGATGGTCATCGAGAAGCAGCCTCGTTGTCGACGTTTCTTGGCCTGCCTAATACCCATGCAGAAATTTGCGTCGGGCCAAGAAGAAAAAATGCGTCTGTTCCTGTAACCTGACTTATCCTTTAAAATCTGCCGACCATAGACATCTTtttccacattttcaaaaactttcgagtaaattttaattttatgggtctcagtcaacaaaaataaaaatagaaaatattcTTCCGACCTACCGAACTTTATTTTCGGACGcatgttaccggaaacacattttttttttatttggccttctCTCATTATACTTTAGCGAATGCCAGTGATATATTGTTGAACTTCATCACCTGATATTCTCATTAAAAAGATAAAACAATATTACTGACGTCAAGTTTATCTATATTATCACACAACATCAAATCAAACGCTTTACGGTCGATGTAATTTATGATCGGGCCATTATTAAGGGACCTGGTCCCCTGTTAATCATGATCATCATGGCGGCCGTGAAAAGCGTCCGCTCTACAGGCTTCAGTAACCTCCATTTCGTCTCTCTCTGAATATGTGTGTTTCTGAAGCTTATAGATTAAACGAGTGTTTACAATGCACCAGTGGCAAGAggagaaggatttagtccaacATCTCCGATATTTGACTATTTGAATTTGGTAGAGAGATCACTGTCAGTGACGGGCGGCGTTGAATGGCTGATGCACAAGCGCCCTCATCGCCAAGGGACGATTTTCATATCTAACACTTTGCCCGTGCAAAAAGAAGCAGCtcaacaaaataattaaatgagGCCATAAATAGTCATTATTTGTCCCCATTTGAACAAAATAGGAAGTCTGAATCGCATTGTGCGCCCCACAGAGCTATCACCTATGTCAATCGCtccctaatttgaatattcttATACATGGAGAcacttacaatttttttttgcgatATGCAAGTGTTCTTACTACTGAAAAGCTAGCAAAAATATCGACGGATACTTATATACTCGAAAGTGAAACGGAATTATATTATGTGTGCCTAATTGTCTTTTAAAACGGCGTTTGTCGAACTGCATTTTACAAAGCGAGGAAGTCCTTAACGCACGGCACTTTCTTTAATGTACGACTGATGCCCAGTTGCTTTTTGCCTCTCTCTCTTTGTTTCAACGTGAGTCTATTTCTGGAAAGTGTTTCATCAAGCTTTAGCCTTAAAGAATATTGGTATAAAAAATTAATAGACaatgtttttgatttggtaTCCCTTCTAATTCACTAATAATATAAGTGGCCtcatttgaagaaatttatACATGTGTATGTCGGGACACGGTACGTTCAGAATGGCGTCGCACCTTGCACGATAGAATGCCAGGGCATGGCCTTTCCTTCAGGTAAAATAGATCCTCGGGGTAGCAGGGCGTAACTTGTACGCGGACGGATTTGTTCACATTTAATGATACATTTCATTATATTATGATCATTTCATTTAATTATCTCAAAACGGTCCCTCACATGCAGTCAGTTTATAAGAATTACATTTTACAGCGTAAGGATATGTTATTCTGCAGTGAAGCGTATTTTGCATATCCCTCGTAAACTTGACCATCGGACACTAGCAAATGCAACGTCCTACGTAAAATACGACATAATGTGCATAAATACCATTAGCTAAAggtgtatttttcaatattgGTCTGTTGTATAAAACGCTTTTTCTTTATCGTCCCCAATGAAGATTATGTCGAGATGCTATGCGTTTAACGTGTAACATAGACTGCGAATGTGTAACCATTACTATTTGACCGTCATGTCGTTGTTGACACTTAATGTAAGTCCGGACtagatttcatttgttaaaaatattatttcatgaTCATATTCTTCACGTTGCGTTGAGTTTGTAAGGGGAACGGATACTTTGTATCCCAGCATACTTTAGGAAGAAAGGtgagaaaaatattgttttatcgAACAAAATAACGAGAGTTTTCTCAAAGTTATACAGCTATAGTCCCCTTACAGTCATAATGGCGGCTCCTTATAGTATACATGATCATGTAGAGGGCTTGGTTTGTACAACTAGATGATCCCCGCATACACTCCAAGTACTTTTTGATCAaagttgtcattttcaatattttatgcaCCTTATACTTTTAGCTTGAGAGCACATGATTTGAAGTGTGCTCATTAATGTACTATCGGATGATGGTAATTAAAACTGAGATCAATCGGATTTTCATCAGTCAGTTCATAATTGTGATAAATCAGAGAACGTTTGAACCTGGAAACAACGATAACTTCTCGATTGAAATATAAAGTTTACAGTGGTAAAAATGAATGGTTCGGTAGAATTTCTAAAGACGCGAGTTGTATCAGATTCGTGGTGTGAGAAATCCAGATGGGCTTGCACGGGTGTGCTGATAGGAGCAGACGCAAGCTTGGTcaaataaaatgacgcaaaagTAGACAAGTTAGAGAGTTCGTTGGTGTACAGAGACATGTGGACGACAGCAGaaaaacatttacatgtatacttGCGTTTAGATGTACATTGTATGCAGATCGGGTGGGACATACAGCAGAAACGACAAACCCGTACAGCAAAGGGACATGCGCACTGCCAAACAATAAGCCAATTTTGGAGACTTATAATGAGAAGACTTTTCACGATCGAATGTGCTCTTATATggtattttgaacaaattcaaattgAGATGAAAGTGGAAGACAAAAGCTCCGCAACCCACTAAGTGTTCCCCTATCCCTACTCACTTAGAAAAACTCACTAATAGCATGATTGTGCTCTCCACATGAATAAATTATTGCTTATTAGGGAATCTAACCCCATGTCTGCCCAACCGATAGGCCTTTTCCAAAGTTGCCAACTGCACAAGACAACACTTAACTACCAAGTGGTGATGccaatgccccccccccctcgctcCACCCTCCCGCCGAAAATCGTTTGCGAAACCTCTCTTTGAGAACAGTTGTTTTGGCTGCCCACCATATGAAAAGAGAAAACTATTTGACAATCTACCTTGGGAATAGTCTGTATGAACCGACGTATTTGGAGATACCCAAACAGCACCGCGAGAACGCTCTCCTGACGGACAAAAAAAATGTACGCTTTTTTGTACACCCTATGGCATGTACCATTCATTCGCCAGACGGTTTGACTGAAGGGCCAGAAAGCGAGTTTGCCGCACACACCGCGGATTTGCTTTATTAAACACCTCGTTGTGCTGCCGTGATTGTATTTCGTGAtctgcatttaaagaactttggTAAAGAGAGTCAATGCTGTGAACATTGAAAAGCCTGTTTAAATACCGCCCTAACAAAGCAACTAGGGCACTAACAGTACGCGATTATAAATACTGCGCCCTTCTTTCTTGACTAACATTTTTCTCTGCACCAACAATACTAGACACTTGTATGACTATAGAGGCCCTCAAATTTCTGTGTCTTGTCTCTGAGTTCTGTCTGGCTCGACGCTGGGCCAATTTGAAGTTTTTACGCGGCACTTAACCTCAGTCCTGCTCTTTCATTGTCAGCTTGGCAGGAGCAATGCGAGACGTATTCATTTATAATTCATCCATCCATTAGTTCATTTGTTTAATCGTTATTTATTGGTTCAACACGGACAGAAATCCAAATTGGAGCACCTGATCTCGATGCATGTGTTCGAAGCGGCATGCACAGAGTGGAAGGAAGAATTGTCGATGTGATTAATATTAGGACACGGATGTAACTCGGTCAGTAAGGGCTGGCTTAGAGGTATACAATTTCTAATTGAAGAAAAGCTTCTTCAGTGAATCGCTTTATCGCACTCCCAGAGTGCCCcaaggggacagatattcggaccctcaaacttttacaccacctttctggtctaccacttttcggagctcattttaaagctcacggtgtaaataaagttttcaccggcttaattttgtgaaaatctaaacTTCAAGTTCACCCCAATGGAGGTGTCAcacggatggcggccattttgaattcaaagtgtcggtataaatattgggtaatttatcactctagtaccaaattttgcacggtggccCCAGATCGttgttcttgatttcgaaaaggAATCGTTCTTTTCCGAACGGTTTGAGCTATAGTGGAAGTCTTCCAGTTTCGAGGCGAGCGCAACAGAATCTTGAATGCGAAACTACGCTTGACTAGATTGCAATTTAAATGAGTACAGAGTGACAATGAGAATTAGAAACAAACTACAGCAAAAACAACAAGTGACTGGGCACAAGTACGTAGCTTTCAtgaaacattcaaatattttccattttcatgaAGAGACAATTTACATTATGCTTCTTCCTCGGTAGGAGGTCAGTTTCGGAAAAACATTTGACACAGCGGTTCTTGATCAGATTTGATTTTCCTATACAAATGATGACATCTTAAGCTTGTCTCCGATCGTGTACATGAATTCAAATTCGGATGCTTTCCGCGTTAGTAGTTTCAGCAATTGTTGTGTGCGGTAGAATGTTTGCGCGTATTCATTTTCGACTGTCCCAAGCAAATCTTGATTTAGTATCGGTCGTAAAAACCATGGTCTTCTTCACGGAAATGAGCGTACCGTGAATAGCTTTTGTAGCTCACCGTACAGCGTTCACTCAAGGGCGGAAGTctaagtctctctctctctctctctctctctctctctctctctttctctctctctctctctctctctctctctctctctctctctctctctctctctctctctctctctctctctctctctctctctctctctctctgaacaaCGGGAAAGTGTATTGTGAATAAATTTTCTGATAAAATATTTTCCATTCATTAGCGTTTCATGCTAATTTGCTCATCGTTAATCTCAAAGATATGTGGTTCACATCATGTGGTTTACATTTGTTTCCGATCTTGTTAAAATTAAAATCgtacaaaaaataaatggtATTTGAAGAATATGCTTCTCAGAACAGTCAATGAATACTTTATCACTAAATGGCAAGCTGCAGAGGAAAATTTAGAACGCACATTTTTACGGTTCTTCTCATTGTTTTATTATAACGATTGGAAGGTGTCCGTTGATCGTATTAAGCGAAAGAGTGTTTTTTATGATCAATTAGCCAAACGGGTATAAGAGGTGTGATGAATTACTGATGGGACATAGCGTCATCCTGCAGGGGTTGTAGAATCTGCGCATGCCCTTCAGATCGCCCGCCGTTCCATTTCGGTGGATCTGTTAAACTCATACTTCAGACGTCATGGTCGAGAATTCGTGAGACGGGGCCTGATCCGCGTGTCTGTCATTGAAAGTTCACAAGTAGAAATTAAAATAGGGCTCGGGGGGACGGAGTGTGTTCATGTATAGTGTAAGATCGCCGGTTTGGCATAGAGATGTGTCTCAAATGATACGCCGAGGAGGACAcctgatttgcatatgtatgatatttccatgttgtttttgaaatatcaatctTTTCGCAGTCATTAAAAAGAGACTTCACATCAAGAGTCGCCAGTGACACAACACGGATAGAATACGAactttgtaaacaaatgaaagtACAACGGCATGTCAAAAAAATCTTAGGGGAGTTGGTAAGGGGGAGTAACAAGAGCAAAACGCATGCGCAATCATCACACGTTGAGCCGTCGGAACTCTTCTCGGCGCAAACAAAACATACATCGACTTCTTTGAAATTTACCAGGGAACGTGATTTACAATTTAATGAGgagtaattttgaaagagacatTCTTTTGATAGGTAGTCCGTTCTATTCTTCCGTCTCTTTTTTATTAACATGTGCGGAGAAAGACGCACACAAATGAAAGTCCATGAGTAAGATATTATTaacaaaaaattcagttttttttatttcggaTTCAACATTGATTGGTTGTAATTAGCATTCTGCCGATttctttgaatgtaaaatagCGTCAGAAACATTACAATATTTAGTCGAGTTTCACGATTTACTCAGCTAGTTCGACTAGCtgtaaattttatgtaatttccattattttttttgttccattttcttgttctactcccagaATAATAACGAAATAGCCGGCGTTCAACTCTTCAACACACAACCTCTGTGTGTTTGACGTAACGGTGATATTTGTTAATTGAATTTTCGCCCGGACGAGAATTTATTATTCAGCATAGCTATATTTGCACTCAATGTATTTGCAAATCCAACAagaatttttattatttcaaaaaaatgctGTACGGGAAGAATACCTGTtcgcttgaaaaaaaaatcctaaATAACAGCTATTGTTCCTGAAACAAACAGCTGTTAACGTACGTGACACGTTCGGTTTAACATTATCATCTAATCTGGATTATAGATCTATCAATTAACTTCAGAATCAATAACGTCGTTTATGTTTACCAGGTGTGTATTTAATATTGATTGAGGCACGGTTGACCTATGAACTCTGACACGAACTACCGAAACCTTTCGACGGATGAACCAGGCCCTTATCGCGAAAAATCAGGGGTAGTGATTAAAAATATCACCATGATTGATCCTTTTTTTGTCCAACAGAACAGACAATTAAACACACAGATAGTAATACAAAAATAGACTGGATCGCCTCACATGATGTTTAACTTTGCAATCATACGCGAATCATAGTGAAGGATTTGTCCTGGCCAGAGTGTTTTGTTGTTTCAGGGAAAGGGCTTCAACGGCAGTGGCGCATAACCCAAATTAAGCTTTTAGCTCTATATAGGTATGTATGTTCAACGGCCCAAATCAGAGTTCATGGCTGGATTCAAGGTGATGTTCAGGGAATACAGCACCTGACGCAAAATCCGTCATTTTTTTCGTATGACGTCATACACATTACACATGCGTCCTCGTCTCTTGATACCAATTAGTCtcctatttgcataattgtccCGGCAATCCAATTAGCAGAATGTTTTTAGCGGGCCCCactttgaaattataattaaCTGTACAGCGTTTACAAGCACTGTTCATTAACGGAAACACGCATTTTCCCCCGTTAATAGGATCAGTTATGCAACGATTTAATGCTGATGTTTTCGTTTTGGCCTTCCTATAATGAAATATGAACTCAGACATTCCTCTGGTATCGTATTTTTCCAAGTCGCCCGTTAATATTTTGATACGTGATTCTAAAATACTTAAGATGTAGTGTTTTTGTAATGTTACTAAATGACATTATAGGGGAATCCAATGTCTTTTCCTTTCTGGGGTTTGGCAcccaaaatgcaatttttcaaacaaacaaaaatttccTCTGTCCATCAAATGTTTTCACGTTCATTTGCATACTATTTTTCCATTCATTACGTACATCAGCGTGTTCTCGATTTCATCTTCAGGAAAGACACAAATATGAgtcatgtcaaaataaaacatttttgaattatgtatttttgtaatgtATTGATCTGTTGATAAGTCCACATTGTTTATTCGAAAAGACAGTCAGTACACAGCGTTTGTGTCGGGCTAAACTTCCTTCGAGTTgatcgattttcaatttcactgaaACATTTGACGTGGGGTGCGGCGAGTGACTTGTTCATCATGAAATTAGGACGTCAATATGAGAACGTCTGTCGCTTCTAATTAAGCCTTTGATAATctatttgacagttttgtcccGTCGGAACGTGACTTCATTTGCGAGATTTCAGAGTGACACTATGCGATGTGACAGTTGTTCCCGTGGAAATCTACAGCTGACGCACGTGAGGGCCTCTGGCGGACACAATTAAAAGATCTTTGCAAGTCTAAGCACAAACGGTTTCGTTTTCAGTGCAGTcatccagagagagagagagagagagagagagagagagagagagagagagagagagagagagagagagagagagagagagagagagagagagagagagagagagggagaag
Above is a window of Ptychodera flava strain L36383 chromosome 19, AS_Pfla_20210202, whole genome shotgun sequence DNA encoding:
- the LOC139119061 gene encoding calmodulin-like, coding for MMEAANSFTDEQIHSFRDAFLGYDRHGDGRVRVKELGKVLKACGENPSMEELHKIWNEASADGKKTVDFADFLKIMSDRVTIDPEGDIRAAFRAFDVKDTGFIDGVELQHVLESLHDVAIPPEEIAELIEDIDLNKDGRINYGEFLNHMKRTEAFEDDGV